The proteins below come from a single Treponema phagedenis genomic window:
- a CDS encoding OadG family protein: MTIAEMIAQSGMLTVIGMGIVFVFLAILVFAVIGVNKLVSAFGWDKEEPAPAAPAVSAAPTNTTIPAASTNDSVIAAIAVAIHEQQNN; the protein is encoded by the coding sequence ATGACTATTGCAGAAATGATTGCGCAAAGCGGTATGCTGACAGTGATCGGGATGGGGATTGTTTTTGTATTCCTTGCGATTCTGGTATTTGCGGTAATCGGAGTAAACAAGTTAGTTTCTGCCTTTGGGTGGGATAAGGAAGAGCCTGCACCTGCTGCGCCTGCGGTATCTGCGGCTCCCACAAACACTACGATTCCTGCGGCAAGTACAAATGATTCGGTAATTGCCGCGATTGCGGTCGCTATTCACGAACAACAAAATAATTAA
- the oadA gene encoding sodium-extruding oxaloacetate decarboxylase subunit alpha, with the protein MNKVHITDLVLRDAHQSLHATRMTTADMLPICDKLDAIGYWSLEGWGGATYDSCIRFLNEDPWERLRALHKALPKTPIMMLLRGQNLLGYRHYADDVVDAFVETAAKNGVGVFRIFDALNDPRNLQQAANAAKKTGKHVQMAISYATTPYHTTEKYAELAKEYAKFGADSICIKDMAGLLKPYEAYELVKAIKAKVDLPIEVHTHATTGMSVATLIKAAEAGADILDTAISSMSMGTSHSPTETIVEILRGTKMDTNLDIELLLEIAAYFREVRKHYAQFESSFLGADTRILVSQVPGGMLSNLENQLRDQGASDKIDQVLKEIPLVQKDCGYIPLVTPTSQIVGTQSVFNVLFGRYKRLTQETRGLLTGKYGKTPAPCNADLVQRALQEEKMDALITERPADLLPKELDKIKKEAKAAGAGDCIEDVLTYAMFPKVAAKFFSERSKGPVKFEAPAAKPAKPAAKGGSYVVSVNNTDYNVTSSGSSITVNGAAYTINVREGGAASVQAAAPASVPVQAAAPAQTAAPSGTGTPVPAPVAGTVIKHAVAEGSSVVSGETVVIIESMKMELEIKAPVAGSIHFTAAAGTQIDAEQVLAEIR; encoded by the coding sequence ATGAATAAGGTTCACATTACTGATTTAGTATTACGGGATGCACATCAGTCGCTTCATGCAACGCGCATGACTACTGCGGATATGCTTCCGATTTGTGACAAGCTTGATGCAATCGGCTATTGGAGTTTGGAGGGCTGGGGAGGCGCAACATACGATTCCTGTATTCGCTTCCTGAATGAAGACCCGTGGGAAAGACTACGCGCGTTGCACAAAGCTTTGCCGAAAACACCGATTATGATGCTTTTGCGCGGACAAAACCTTTTGGGGTATCGCCATTATGCGGATGATGTGGTTGACGCCTTTGTCGAAACCGCCGCAAAAAACGGTGTCGGTGTGTTCCGCATTTTTGATGCTTTGAACGATCCGCGCAATTTACAGCAGGCAGCCAACGCGGCAAAGAAAACCGGAAAGCATGTACAGATGGCTATCTCATATGCGACAACTCCGTATCACACAACCGAAAAATATGCGGAACTTGCAAAAGAATATGCAAAGTTCGGTGCGGACTCAATTTGTATTAAAGATATGGCGGGGCTTTTAAAACCCTATGAGGCATATGAGCTTGTAAAAGCAATCAAAGCAAAGGTTGACCTGCCGATCGAGGTGCACACTCATGCGACAACCGGCATGTCGGTAGCAACTTTGATAAAAGCTGCCGAAGCGGGCGCTGATATTCTTGATACCGCAATCTCTTCCATGTCGATGGGAACATCGCACAGTCCGACCGAAACAATCGTTGAGATTTTGCGCGGCACCAAAATGGACACCAATCTTGATATTGAGCTGTTACTGGAGATTGCCGCGTATTTCCGTGAAGTGCGCAAGCATTATGCGCAATTTGAATCGAGCTTCCTCGGTGCCGATACCCGAATTCTGGTATCGCAGGTGCCGGGCGGCATGCTTTCAAATCTTGAAAACCAATTACGGGATCAGGGCGCTTCGGATAAGATTGACCAAGTGTTAAAAGAAATCCCGCTTGTGCAAAAGGATTGCGGCTATATTCCGTTAGTAACTCCCACAAGTCAAATTGTAGGTACACAATCGGTGTTTAACGTACTTTTCGGCAGATATAAGCGGCTGACACAGGAAACGCGCGGACTTTTAACCGGCAAATACGGAAAAACACCTGCTCCCTGCAATGCGGATTTAGTTCAACGCGCACTGCAAGAAGAAAAAATGGATGCGCTGATTACAGAGCGCCCTGCAGACCTTTTGCCGAAAGAGCTTGATAAAATTAAAAAGGAAGCAAAAGCTGCCGGTGCCGGAGATTGCATTGAGGATGTACTTACCTATGCAATGTTCCCGAAAGTCGCAGCTAAATTCTTCAGCGAGCGCTCAAAAGGACCGGTCAAGTTTGAAGCTCCGGCAGCAAAACCTGCAAAACCCGCCGCAAAGGGCGGCTCATACGTTGTCTCCGTAAACAACACTGATTACAACGTAACGTCTTCGGGCTCAAGTATTACCGTAAACGGAGCAGCTTATACTATTAACGTGCGGGAAGGCGGGGCTGCGTCCGTACAAGCGGCAGCTCCCGCATCGGTGCCGGTACAAGCGGCTGCTCCTGCACAAACCGCCGCTCCGAGCGGAACCGGCACGCCGGTACCGGCTCCCGTAGCAGGCACTGTAATAAAACACGCGGTAGCTGAAGGCAGCAGCGTTGTTTCTGGAGAAACGGTTGTTATTATCGAGTCCATGAAAATGGAGCTTGAAATCAAAGCCCCTGTGGCAGGCTCAATCCATTTCACCGCTGCGGCGGGAACTCAGATTGATGCGGAGCAAGTTCTTGCGGAAATCAGATAG
- a CDS encoding sodium ion-translocating decarboxylase subunit beta, translating into MLEKQAVVKKQKKFITIVILFAVAFSALFSISGKVFADSGNDESVVANENIIAGSENVPKIAIGKFLENTWKNTGIQSFITGQEEMPDIADPQKMNTIFGYQQLIMLLVGLLIIYLGAAKDFEPLLLIPIGFGTVLVNIPGAGMYSEHGMLKLIYDAGVGNEFFPMLIFMGIGALTDFGPLIANPKTAILGGAAQLGVFITLFGVSVMNYIPGIDYTMLDACAIAIIGGADGPTSIYVAGKLAKDLMAVIAVAAYSYMALVPIIQPPIMRLLTTQHERKIKMKQLRKVSKTEKILFPITMLLLSILLIPPAAPLIGMIAFGNFVRECGVVERLSKTMANELLNIVSILLSLGVGSQMTPDKIMNPNALGIIVLGLFAFAVATAGGVLMAKLMNLFLKEKINPLIGSAGVSAVPMAARVSNKVGLEEDPTNFLLMHAMGPNVAGVIGTAITAGVFISAYGG; encoded by the coding sequence ATGTTAGAAAAACAGGCTGTTGTAAAAAAACAGAAAAAATTTATCACAATCGTAATACTTTTTGCCGTTGCGTTTTCAGCGCTTTTCTCGATAAGCGGCAAGGTATTTGCCGATTCGGGCAATGACGAAAGCGTTGTTGCGAACGAAAACATTATTGCCGGCTCTGAAAATGTACCGAAAATTGCTATCGGCAAATTTTTAGAAAATACATGGAAAAATACCGGCATACAATCCTTTATTACGGGACAGGAAGAGATGCCCGACATCGCCGACCCGCAAAAAATGAATACAATCTTCGGGTATCAGCAGCTTATCATGCTGCTTGTCGGTTTGCTGATTATCTACCTCGGTGCCGCAAAAGACTTTGAGCCCTTGCTTCTTATTCCGATCGGATTCGGCACCGTGCTGGTTAACATTCCGGGTGCGGGTATGTACAGTGAGCACGGAATGCTCAAGCTTATCTATGATGCCGGTGTCGGCAATGAGTTTTTCCCGATGCTCATATTTATGGGAATAGGCGCACTTACGGATTTTGGGCCGCTGATTGCAAATCCTAAAACCGCAATCTTGGGCGGAGCGGCGCAGCTCGGCGTATTTATTACCCTTTTCGGTGTTTCCGTTATGAATTATATTCCGGGGATTGATTACACCATGCTCGATGCCTGCGCAATTGCCATTATCGGCGGTGCCGACGGGCCGACCTCAATTTATGTTGCGGGAAAACTTGCCAAGGATTTAATGGCGGTTATCGCCGTTGCGGCATACTCGTATATGGCATTGGTGCCGATTATCCAGCCGCCGATTATGAGGCTGCTTACCACACAGCATGAACGAAAAATAAAGATGAAGCAGCTGCGCAAGGTTTCAAAAACCGAAAAAATACTTTTTCCGATTACCATGTTGCTGCTTTCGATTTTGCTTATTCCTCCCGCAGCCCCGCTTATCGGCATGATCGCCTTCGGCAATTTTGTGCGTGAATGCGGCGTTGTAGAGCGGCTTTCAAAGACAATGGCAAATGAACTGCTCAACATTGTTTCCATTTTGCTTTCGCTCGGCGTCGGCTCACAAATGACGCCGGATAAAATTATGAACCCGAATGCGCTCGGCATTATCGTGCTTGGGCTTTTTGCCTTTGCCGTTGCAACCGCAGGCGGTGTTCTGATGGCAAAACTGATGAACCTCTTCTTAAAAGAAAAAATCAATCCGCTTATCGGTTCCGCCGGAGTTTCCGCCGTTCCGATGGCAGCCCGCGTGTCTAACAAAGTAGGTTTGGAAGAAGACCCGACAAACTTCCTGTTGATGCACGCAATGGGGCCGAACGTTGCCGGTGTTATCGGCACCGCGATTACCGCAGGCGTATTTATTTCAGCGTACGGCGGTTAA
- a CDS encoding transporter substrate-binding domain-containing protein encodes MKKIFTIFFLIFLISSCQKNLKSDEEKNAYTDVSFDKVRVNGFITVGVGDPLPPLISSSLSGYMVGYDIDLLEAAAKKLHLKIKVKAISWDEKEAILDSGEVDCIASGLSITPDREKIYAFTQPYLKDAQVIVTLDSAAIFTFDDLVDKCIGIQKGSTAAGLLKEHLEEKAGKYSILELDEFMDLLVALENKKTDAIVVNLLTIYSMILREHRPYRIFDEPLATDYYAFGFRHKDIKLRDMVQKALEQIQFEGTVKEISTKWFGNDISIIKIN; translated from the coding sequence ATGAAAAAAATATTTACAATCTTTTTTTTAATTTTTTTAATTTCTTCTTGTCAAAAAAACTTAAAATCCGATGAAGAAAAAAATGCCTATACTGATGTTTCTTTTGATAAGGTACGAGTAAACGGTTTTATAACAGTCGGGGTCGGGGATCCTCTGCCCCCGCTCATAAGCTCTTCTCTTTCGGGATACATGGTCGGATATGATATTGATCTTCTGGAGGCTGCAGCAAAAAAGCTTCACTTAAAAATAAAGGTAAAAGCTATTTCTTGGGATGAAAAAGAAGCGATTCTTGATTCCGGAGAGGTTGATTGTATTGCAAGCGGTTTATCCATAACACCGGATCGAGAAAAAATCTATGCATTTACTCAGCCTTATTTGAAGGATGCACAAGTTATTGTAACTTTGGATTCCGCCGCAATTTTTACTTTCGATGATTTGGTGGATAAATGCATCGGCATTCAAAAAGGTTCAACCGCTGCCGGTCTTTTAAAAGAACATCTCGAGGAAAAAGCAGGTAAATACAGTATTTTGGAACTTGATGAATTTATGGATTTGCTGGTAGCTCTTGAAAACAAAAAGACGGATGCAATTGTAGTCAATTTGCTCACGATTTATTCCATGATTCTCAGAGAACATCGTCCGTATCGAATTTTTGATGAACCGCTCGCAACCGATTATTATGCCTTCGGTTTCAGACATAAAGATATTAAATTACGCGATATGGTACAAAAAGCATTAGAGCAGATACAATTTGAAGGAACGGTGAAAGAAATTTCAACTAAATGGTTCGGGAATGATATATCAATAATCAAAATCAATTAG
- a CDS encoding transporter substrate-binding domain-containing protein produces the protein MKSKILLCIIAFQLLFLFFSCEKESEELVSDDISLSKVLASGKLIMGVDDDSPPMCFKYGESQIVGYDVDLARAVCRILGITLEIRPIPWSLKNTLLDIGEVDCIWSALSVTPEREDVFCFSGAYARTAQVIIVSNKSTYRKLNELKKKRMAFQASSSAESALAANPDFLLSLKDVIPMETTTDVFEAVINGSVDSGIVDLVTAHDAIRRLGMPLKILDMPLNSEVYAVGFKKGNIALMEAVQGALEKLEERGEAYNISQKWLGINLSIIGIE, from the coding sequence GTGAAAAGTAAAATTCTCTTGTGCATCATAGCTTTTCAACTCTTATTTTTGTTTTTTTCTTGCGAAAAAGAAAGCGAAGAATTAGTCTCCGATGATATTTCCTTATCCAAAGTTTTAGCGTCGGGAAAATTAATTATGGGTGTTGATGATGATTCTCCCCCGATGTGCTTTAAATACGGAGAATCTCAAATTGTCGGCTATGATGTTGATCTTGCCCGTGCTGTTTGCAGAATTCTGGGGATTACCCTTGAAATACGACCTATTCCCTGGTCGTTAAAAAACACCCTACTTGATATCGGAGAGGTTGACTGTATTTGGTCTGCACTGAGTGTTACCCCCGAACGAGAGGACGTGTTTTGTTTTTCCGGAGCTTATGCGCGTACAGCGCAGGTTATTATTGTTTCCAATAAGAGTACCTATCGCAAGCTCAATGAATTAAAAAAGAAACGAATGGCTTTTCAAGCCTCCTCATCTGCGGAAAGTGCACTTGCGGCAAATCCCGATTTTCTTTTATCTTTAAAAGATGTTATCCCTATGGAAACCACCACCGATGTTTTTGAAGCTGTTATAAACGGCTCGGTGGATTCGGGGATTGTTGACTTGGTTACCGCCCACGATGCTATTCGGCGGTTGGGGATGCCGCTTAAAATATTGGATATGCCGTTAAATTCCGAAGTGTATGCCGTCGGTTTTAAGAAAGGAAATATTGCATTAATGGAGGCGGTTCAAGGAGCTTTGGAAAAACTGGAAGAAAGAGGCGAAGCCTATAATATATCTCAAAAATGGCTTGGAATAAATCTTTCTATTATCGGAATCGAGTAA
- a CDS encoding PASTA domain-containing protein, whose amino-acid sequence MGLGDLSDEISGNGKIIVLTSFVMLLIVIAVSMLVFFISLKSADKVMVPNVVGKDFIAATIEMQAKELYPKVQLRYTEDVSKAGRVLEQDPSPGAIVKGGKYIDLVVSQGTVIDKIDNYIGESIEDVQQKLQLLFTSGNKQYISIKQPYLYKYSRQPAGTILEQNPAPDTPISSNVQLEFVVSKGMEKETVKVPQITGKTLPELYKMMVKSSVCFNFVQGEASTKTYAEIVSQNPAAGMQVPANSFVNATVSFPADSGTDEVYGILSVNLPKYPYPFTVSLDASYTNGNRIQLVSFKHTGGKCLIPYGVPSGTLLVLSVSNKEIYSFEVKR is encoded by the coding sequence ATGGGTTTAGGTGATTTATCTGACGAGATTAGCGGAAACGGAAAAATAATTGTTTTGACCTCTTTTGTGATGTTGCTCATTGTTATTGCAGTTTCTATGCTTGTTTTTTTTATTTCCCTTAAAAGTGCCGATAAGGTAATGGTGCCGAATGTTGTCGGAAAGGATTTTATTGCGGCAACAATCGAAATGCAGGCAAAAGAGCTTTATCCGAAAGTGCAGTTGCGGTATACCGAGGATGTATCAAAGGCAGGAAGAGTTTTGGAGCAGGATCCTTCGCCAGGCGCAATTGTCAAGGGCGGAAAATATATTGATCTTGTCGTAAGTCAGGGAACCGTTATTGACAAAATCGATAATTACATCGGAGAGTCCATTGAAGACGTTCAGCAAAAATTACAGCTTCTTTTCACTTCAGGAAATAAGCAATATATCAGTATTAAACAGCCGTATTTATATAAGTACAGTCGGCAGCCAGCAGGAACTATTCTTGAGCAAAATCCGGCACCTGATACGCCGATAAGCAGTAATGTGCAGCTTGAATTTGTAGTTAGTAAAGGTATGGAGAAAGAGACGGTGAAGGTTCCGCAAATTACCGGTAAAACCTTGCCTGAACTTTATAAAATGATGGTAAAATCTTCGGTTTGTTTTAATTTTGTGCAAGGAGAGGCAAGTACGAAAACCTATGCGGAAATTGTTTCGCAAAATCCCGCAGCAGGAATGCAAGTTCCCGCAAATTCTTTTGTGAATGCAACAGTTTCATTCCCTGCAGATTCTGGAACCGATGAGGTTTACGGGATTCTTTCGGTAAACTTACCGAAATATCCCTATCCGTTTACCGTCTCTCTTGATGCATCATATACTAATGGAAACAGAATACAACTGGTATCATTTAAGCATACGGGAGGCAAATGTCTTATTCCTTACGGCGTGCCTTCGGGTACTCTGCTTGTTTTATCTGTTTCAAATAAAGAAATATATTCTTTTGAGGTAAAACGGTAA
- a CDS encoding NAD-dependent protein deacylase → MENLQEKYDELYDLIKNAKHCVAFTGAGVSTLSGIKDFRGKDGLYKQPNTEKMFDIDVFYRDPSIYYGLAKEFIYGLEEKHPAIVHIVLAELEKKGLLKALITQNIDLLHQKAGSTDVIEVHGTPAQHYCIDCRHTVDFAAVVETAKTGNVPRCPKCGGVMKPAITFFGEALPQTALLRAERECSKADLLLVLGTSLTVYPAAALPGIVHQNGGKVVIINNQPTYFDSKAVLTISDLGECFEELHKKLN, encoded by the coding sequence GTGGAAAATTTACAAGAAAAATACGATGAATTATACGATCTGATCAAAAATGCAAAGCATTGTGTTGCTTTTACCGGTGCAGGAGTCAGTACGCTTTCAGGCATAAAGGATTTTCGCGGAAAAGATGGTTTATATAAGCAACCGAATACGGAAAAAATGTTTGATATCGATGTTTTTTACCGAGATCCTTCTATATATTATGGACTTGCAAAAGAGTTTATTTACGGTCTTGAAGAAAAGCATCCTGCTATCGTACATATTGTACTTGCAGAACTTGAAAAAAAAGGCTTATTAAAAGCATTAATTACACAAAACATCGATTTATTGCATCAAAAAGCGGGGAGTACCGATGTAATTGAAGTACACGGAACGCCGGCTCAACACTATTGTATTGATTGCCGGCATACCGTTGACTTTGCCGCGGTTGTGGAAACTGCAAAAACAGGAAATGTCCCGCGTTGTCCGAAATGCGGCGGCGTTATGAAGCCTGCAATAACCTTTTTTGGAGAAGCTCTTCCGCAAACAGCTCTTTTACGTGCTGAACGCGAATGCTCAAAAGCTGATTTACTTTTGGTACTTGGAACAAGTTTGACCGTCTATCCTGCGGCAGCATTGCCGGGTATTGTACATCAAAACGGGGGAAAGGTTGTTATCATTAATAATCAACCTACGTATTTTGATTCAAAAGCGGTTTTAACCATATCGGATTTAGGCGAATGCTTTGAGGAATTACATAAAAAATTAAATTAA
- the coaBC gene encoding bifunctional phosphopantothenoylcysteine decarboxylase/phosphopantothenate--cysteine ligase CoaBC: MLKGKNIVLGITGGIAAYKSPAIVSKLRKQGANVKVIMTPSATEFITPLTMQTVSNNVVHITLFDQLKNMDVEHVSLAKWADLILVAPASANTIAKFANGICDNLLTTVLLAGRSKIVFAPAMNTFMLNHPATKKNIETLKGFGVVVLKTKTDILACNEYGDGKMLEPEEIVELVDLELTEKDLCGKRFVITSGPTIEAIDPVRYITNHSSGKMGYALAREAKARGAEVVLISGPTAITPPAVDTFIRVQSTAQMFKAVEEHFANCDVLIKAAAPADYAPLNYSENKIKKTDTEGTDSGFHEIKLKKNPDIAKHFGAIKGTRILVGFAAESTDEITYGLRKLREKNMDFIVVNNITKEGAGFKSDTNIVSIIDKNKNIEHFDTMHKVELAKIIISKVKELL; the protein is encoded by the coding sequence ATGCTAAAAGGAAAAAATATTGTCTTGGGAATTACCGGCGGAATTGCCGCATATAAATCTCCCGCGATTGTCAGCAAATTAAGAAAGCAGGGCGCAAACGTAAAAGTTATTATGACTCCGTCTGCAACCGAATTTATTACCCCGCTTACCATGCAAACCGTTTCCAATAATGTGGTTCATATCACTCTGTTTGACCAACTGAAAAACATGGATGTGGAGCACGTTTCCCTCGCAAAATGGGCAGACCTTATTTTGGTAGCACCCGCAAGTGCAAACACTATTGCGAAGTTCGCAAACGGTATCTGTGATAATCTTCTGACAACCGTTTTGCTTGCCGGCAGATCAAAAATAGTTTTTGCCCCCGCAATGAATACCTTTATGCTCAATCATCCTGCAACAAAAAAAAATATTGAAACCCTAAAAGGTTTCGGCGTGGTGGTTCTGAAAACAAAAACTGATATTCTTGCCTGCAATGAATACGGCGACGGTAAAATGCTTGAGCCTGAGGAAATTGTGGAGCTGGTAGATTTGGAACTCACCGAAAAAGATTTATGCGGCAAAAGGTTTGTGATCACAAGCGGCCCCACAATTGAAGCAATAGATCCGGTCAGATACATTACCAACCATTCAAGCGGCAAAATGGGATATGCGCTTGCACGCGAAGCAAAGGCGCGGGGCGCGGAAGTGGTGCTCATTTCAGGTCCTACCGCAATCACGCCGCCCGCCGTCGATACTTTCATTCGGGTACAAAGTACGGCGCAAATGTTTAAGGCGGTTGAAGAACATTTTGCCAATTGTGATGTATTGATTAAGGCTGCCGCTCCTGCGGACTATGCGCCGCTTAATTATTCTGAAAACAAGATCAAAAAAACGGATACCGAAGGCACGGATTCCGGCTTTCATGAAATAAAACTGAAAAAAAATCCCGATATTGCAAAACACTTTGGCGCCATAAAAGGAACGCGTATTTTGGTTGGCTTTGCCGCCGAATCAACCGATGAAATTACCTACGGACTTCGTAAACTCCGGGAAAAGAACATGGACTTTATTGTGGTAAACAATATCACAAAAGAGGGGGCGGGGTTTAAATCCGACACAAACATTGTCAGCATAATCGACAAGAACAAAAACATAGAGCATTTTGATACCATGCATAAGGTTGAGCTTGCAAAAATTATCATAAGCAAAGTAAAAGAGTTGTTATAG
- a CDS encoding pallilysin-related adhesin codes for MKKVFYLLLAIFVVGIGVLLFLNRIKIESTTIEKQNAQTIIPVAAESSGKETAEIEDSTNQGKDSLITLRNNESFVQSLLIDMNGDGIEDQIIAVKKLADPFIYLIISLQDPMTQKFERTDEIRTGVIQSKTFSLYASKIKDSNLPALIYMGMTSNNQQLLTIYLTELDKKNKISFHLAADLRCDGEISIKDSARNEEDVISNYTIYSYNSDPDKPNTLDQIEQIYRWDQKNKVFAQISETKIPGKKIEAQLLQKLSTGNVNLFEDFLSGLWYQPSSGKNGRTLFFSTEENEVIFSIDNIEEIYMIDAAASRRYGIYFSTKNASISSIHRRLDVKLNGVDEIQVRVIEDVARLKIGTASTWDGVYKKKPNTSILKSTDSPLHTRFMQVLKDFTEPWTNSAGESFQTVNEKFTLKTAHCEDSGWYAVLEIKDKAILQCKHENPEKNDVFYHIDLQAKEEKKYTLSLIEVTVSANSITPTGAPPLIFEQQKLPKSKQTD; via the coding sequence ATGAAGAAAGTTTTTTACCTGCTTTTAGCCATCTTCGTTGTCGGAATCGGAGTTTTGCTTTTTTTAAATCGAATAAAAATTGAAAGTACAACAATCGAAAAACAAAATGCGCAAACGATTATTCCCGTTGCCGCGGAATCTTCTGGCAAAGAAACAGCGGAAATTGAAGACAGTACCAATCAAGGAAAAGACAGCCTCATAACCTTGCGTAATAACGAAAGTTTTGTACAATCTCTTTTGATTGATATGAACGGAGACGGCATTGAGGATCAAATCATTGCGGTAAAAAAACTTGCAGATCCTTTTATCTATCTTATTATCTCTTTACAAGATCCGATGACACAAAAATTTGAGCGAACTGACGAAATCAGAACAGGCGTAATACAGTCAAAAACCTTTTCTCTTTATGCGTCTAAAATTAAAGACTCAAATTTACCTGCATTGATTTATATGGGAATGACTTCAAATAATCAGCAATTGCTGACTATTTACCTTACAGAGCTTGATAAAAAAAATAAAATTTCTTTTCACTTGGCTGCAGATCTTCGATGCGATGGCGAGATAAGCATTAAAGACAGTGCCCGTAACGAAGAAGATGTTATTTCAAACTATACTATTTACAGCTATAATTCAGATCCTGATAAACCGAATACGCTTGATCAAATAGAGCAAATTTATCGTTGGGATCAAAAAAACAAGGTTTTTGCACAAATAAGTGAAACAAAAATTCCGGGTAAAAAAATTGAAGCGCAGCTACTGCAAAAATTATCAACGGGGAACGTAAATCTTTTTGAAGATTTTCTTTCAGGTTTATGGTATCAGCCTTCATCAGGAAAAAACGGCAGAACCTTATTTTTTAGCACTGAGGAAAACGAGGTTATTTTTTCGATCGATAATATTGAAGAAATATACATGATTGATGCAGCTGCTTCCCGCCGATATGGGATTTATTTTTCTACAAAAAATGCATCTATTTCAAGTATTCATCGCAGACTTGATGTAAAGTTAAACGGGGTTGATGAAATTCAAGTGCGAGTTATTGAGGACGTTGCACGACTGAAAATAGGAACTGCGTCAACTTGGGACGGCGTATATAAAAAGAAACCGAATACAAGCATTCTAAAAAGCACAGACTCTCCATTACACACTCGTTTTATGCAGGTTTTAAAAGACTTTACAGAGCCATGGACAAATTCCGCCGGTGAAAGCTTTCAAACCGTTAATGAAAAATTTACATTAAAAACCGCTCATTGCGAAGATTCCGGATGGTATGCGGTTTTAGAAATAAAGGATAAAGCAATTCTTCAATGTAAACATGAAAATCCTGAAAAAAACGATGTATTTTATCATATAGATTTGCAGGCAAAAGAAGAAAAAAAATATACTCTAAGCCTGATAGAGGTAACCGTTTCCGCAAACTCTATTACTCCGACGGGAGCGCCGCCTCTTATTTTTGAACAGCAAAAATTACCCAAATCAAAACAAACAGATTAA
- a CDS encoding 3'-5' exonuclease has product MTYDWIAAVYDKAVFTAFDTETTGLKQEEDSVVEIGGIKFDHRGVIARFNILINPGKPMPEDVTAVNNITDAMLADKPPFNAVIPDFLRFIKKTVLVAHNAPFDIGFINNELKRCKKPPLTNKVIDTLVLAQEVFPGLGKHQYRLQNLALQFGITALEAHRAEDDSRVCMEFFTIAVEHFFKNNEKLVKQIKANTNIEEILREAPPPVADLGRDLF; this is encoded by the coding sequence ATGACTTACGATTGGATTGCAGCAGTGTATGATAAGGCGGTATTTACCGCCTTTGATACGGAAACAACAGGGTTAAAACAAGAAGAAGACAGCGTTGTAGAAATTGGCGGCATTAAATTTGATCATCGGGGAGTTATTGCGCGGTTTAATATACTTATCAATCCGGGCAAGCCGATGCCGGAAGATGTTACTGCGGTAAATAACATCACCGATGCTATGCTTGCGGATAAACCGCCTTTTAATGCGGTAATTCCTGATTTTTTACGCTTTATAAAAAAAACAGTGTTAGTGGCGCACAATGCGCCTTTTGATATCGGTTTTATTAACAATGAGTTGAAACGATGTAAAAAACCTCCTCTTACCAATAAGGTAATTGATACGCTTGTACTTGCCCAAGAAGTTTTTCCGGGACTCGGCAAGCACCAATATCGCCTACAAAATCTTGCGCTTCAATTCGGGATTACCGCATTGGAAGCTCACCGCGCGGAAGATGATTCTCGAGTGTGTATGGAATTTTTCACTATTGCCGTTGAACATTTTTTTAAAAACAACGAAAAACTGGTTAAACAAATTAAGGCGAATACAAACATTGAAGAAATCCTGCGCGAAGCTCCTCCTCCGGTGGCAGACCTTGGCAGAGACTTGTTCTAA